A genomic region of Lodderomyces elongisporus chromosome 5, complete sequence contains the following coding sequences:
- the sec66 gene encoding Translocation protein S66 (BUSCO:EOG09264TQ5), with translation MAEETEIPTPEPVKISVFTPLIYVGLLLTIFAVFSIYYRKRRVEKFKEVKPIFKENYNALVYQQLKSQYNDKDTPKEKRPHEKLLKAALLRRAVEAIRRSMKLKENEPVFNKLYQNGLIGDDLFKQLEFEMKFQEIELKEIVVECESYKKGWAQTFFPLAQEICFNEALRRRLNAMEARSDDLAALWDYKADISGK, from the coding sequence ATGGCtgaagaaacagaaattCCTACACCGGAACCAGTGAAGATATCAGTATTCACCCCATTGATTTACGTAgggttgttgttgacaaTCTTTGCCGTATTTTCCATCTACTACCGTAAAAGAAGGGTCGAGAAGTTTAAAGAGGTTAAGCCAATATTCAAGGAAAATTATAATGCGCTTGTATATCAGCAGCTCAAGAGCCAATACAATGACAAGGATACGccgaaagaaaagaggccACACGAGAAGCTTTTGAAAGCCGCTTTGTTGAGAAGAGCCGTGGAAGCCATCAGAAGATCCATGAAGTTGAAGGAGAATGAGCCAGTTTTCAATAAGCTCTATCAGAATGGGTTGATTGGGGACGATCTATTTAAGCAATTGGAGTTTGAAATGAAATTCCAGGAGATTGAGTTGAAggaaattgttgttgagtgTGAGCTGTATAAGAAGGGTTGGGCACAAACATTTTTTCCCTTGGCTCAGGAGATCTGTTTCAACGAAGCGTTGAGGCGCAGATTGAATGCTATGGAAGCAAGATCCGACGACTTGGCAGCTTTATGGGATTACAAGGCAGATATCAGTGGGAAGTGA
- the MRP8 gene encoding mitochondrial ribosomal protein, translating into MSNAEDRIARLEALVEKQSKLIATTGQRLLELQVHDVKSKMSQISSSEGQSSKLDSDEFITNEDVVQLVTELQTQLDFLEDRSMRRTHNSTLKEDTEKLAPLSNRDGDFPEFSIPITFGDFKALSKEGVLRMGLFFEIILPSEGEISETLSKSTDTKNDLINLAKNKDISELMNNFDDEQVDDVYDELARYFGIKHRRRADGW; encoded by the coding sequence ATGTCTAACGCAGAAGACAGAATTGCCAGATTAGAAGCGTTAGTAGAGAAGCAGTCGAAGTTAATTGCTACGACAGGGCAGAGGCTCTTGGAGTTACAGGTGCACGATGTCAAACTGAAAATGTCGCAAATACTGTCCCTGGAGGGGCAATCGTCAAAACTAGACTCCGATGAGTTTATCACCAATGAAGATGTTGTCCAGCTAGTGACCGAGCTCCAGACTCAGCTAGATTTTTTAGAGGATAGATCTATGCGTCGTACACATAATTCGACCTTGAAAGAAGACACTGAGAAGTTGGCACCATTGAGTAACCGGGATGGCGATTTTCCTGAGTTTCTGATACCAATTACATTTGGAGACTTTAAGGCGTTGTCGAAGGAGGGAGTTTTGAGAATGGGGTTATTTTTTGAGATAATTTTGCCTTCCGAGGGCGAGATACTGGAGACTCTTTCAAAGAGCACTGACACCAAGAACGATCTTATCAACCTAGCCAAAAACAAGGATATATCGGAACTCATGAATAATTTCGATGATGAGCAAGTTGACGATGTTTATGATGAATTGGCAAGATATTTTGGGATCAAGCATCGTAGGCGAGCTGATGGGTGGTGA